One region of Caldimonas thermodepolymerans genomic DNA includes:
- a CDS encoding SAM-dependent methyltransferase, which translates to MTQGHVLTIPAAASLPANAPRSARAALRLLQRLRHGTLEVQLPAGVGTLRFGSGAAPHASLQLHDWSVCARTLRAGDIGFAESHMDGAWSSPDLAGLLELFLLNRNELEAMIYGSRWAGLLYRLRHLLRRNSRRQARKNIHAHYDLGNDFYRLWLDATMSYSSAWFEGDLARPLEAAQRAKMRRALVQCGIGPGQRLLEIGCGWGSLAAMAAQDFGARVTGLTLSQEQLAWGREAMQRAGPGASVELRLQDWRELDEGPFDAICSVEMFEAVGREYWDAYFRALHRLLRPQGRACIQTIVIRDDLFARYLHSTDFIQQYIFPGGLLPSPSAFRERARAAGLEIVDELDFGPDYAETLRRWRERFTAAEPQVRALGFDARFLRMWTFYLAYCEAAFARRNTSVVQFTLRRP; encoded by the coding sequence ATGACCCAGGGCCACGTCCTCACGATCCCCGCCGCCGCCTCCCTGCCCGCCAATGCCCCGCGCAGCGCGCGCGCCGCGCTGCGGCTGCTGCAACGCCTGCGCCACGGCACGCTCGAGGTGCAGCTGCCCGCCGGCGTCGGCACGCTGCGCTTCGGCAGCGGCGCGGCGCCCCACGCGAGCCTGCAGCTGCACGACTGGTCGGTGTGCGCGCGCACGCTGCGCGCCGGCGACATCGGCTTTGCCGAAAGCCACATGGACGGCGCCTGGTCCTCGCCCGACCTCGCCGGGCTGCTCGAGCTGTTCCTGCTCAACCGCAACGAGCTGGAGGCGATGATCTACGGCAGCCGCTGGGCCGGCCTGCTGTACCGGCTGCGCCACCTGCTGCGGCGCAACTCGCGCCGCCAGGCGCGCAAGAACATCCACGCCCACTACGACCTGGGCAACGACTTCTACCGCCTGTGGCTGGACGCGACGATGTCGTACTCCAGCGCCTGGTTCGAGGGCGACCTCGCCCGCCCGCTGGAGGCCGCGCAGCGCGCCAAGATGCGCCGCGCGCTCGTGCAGTGCGGCATCGGCCCCGGCCAGCGCCTGCTCGAGATCGGCTGCGGCTGGGGCAGCCTCGCCGCGATGGCGGCGCAGGACTTCGGGGCACGCGTCACCGGCCTGACGCTGTCGCAGGAACAGCTCGCCTGGGGCCGCGAGGCCATGCAGCGCGCCGGGCCGGGCGCGTCGGTCGAGCTGCGCCTGCAGGACTGGCGCGAGCTGGACGAGGGCCCGTTCGACGCGATCTGCTCGGTCGAGATGTTCGAGGCCGTCGGGCGCGAGTACTGGGACGCCTACTTCCGCGCGCTGCACCGGCTGCTCAGGCCGCAGGGCCGCGCCTGCATCCAGACCATCGTGATCCGCGACGACCTGTTCGCGCGCTACCTGCACTCGACCGACTTCATCCAGCAGTACATCTTCCCGGGCGGGCTGCTGCCCTCGCCGTCGGCGTTCCGCGAACGCGCCCGGGCCGCCGGCCTGGAGATCGTCGACGAGCTGGACTTCGGCCCCGACTACGCCGAGACGCTGCGTCGCTGGCGCGAGCGCTTCACCGCCGCGGAGCCGCAGGTGCGCGCGCTGGGATTCGACGCGCGCTTCCTGCGCATGTGGACCTTCTACCTCGCCTACTGCGAGGCCGCGTTTGCCCGGCGCAACACCAGCGTCGTCCAGTTCACGCTGCGCCGGCCCTGA
- a CDS encoding DUF1365 domain-containing protein: protein MSARALIAFGQVRHTRLRPVRHAFAHPTSFLMLPMRALREAPDPVLARNRFALLSFHDRDHGAGGEDALAWMEALLAAEGIAADGEIWLQTYPRILGYAFKPVSFWYAHRADGRLAAIVAEVNNTFGERHCYLLDGPQLAWGAELRARKVFHVSPFCRVEGRYRFRFLRTTADAPRHAGRCVVRVDLDDHDGPLLQTSWSGTLEPLSAAAIRRAAWGAPAVGFGVIARIHWHALKLWLKRVPFFTKPAAPDRFVSR, encoded by the coding sequence ATGAGCGCGCGCGCGCTGATCGCCTTCGGGCAGGTGCGCCACACCCGGCTGCGCCCGGTGCGGCACGCCTTCGCGCACCCGACCAGCTTCCTCATGTTGCCGATGCGCGCGCTGCGCGAGGCGCCCGACCCGGTGCTGGCGCGCAACCGGTTCGCGCTGCTGTCGTTCCACGACCGCGACCACGGCGCAGGCGGCGAGGACGCGCTGGCCTGGATGGAGGCGCTGCTCGCCGCCGAAGGCATCGCGGCCGACGGCGAGATCTGGCTGCAGACCTACCCGCGCATCCTCGGCTACGCGTTCAAGCCGGTCAGCTTCTGGTACGCACACCGGGCCGACGGGCGGCTCGCCGCCATCGTCGCCGAGGTCAACAACACCTTCGGCGAGCGCCACTGCTACCTGCTCGACGGCCCGCAGCTGGCCTGGGGCGCCGAGCTGCGCGCGCGCAAGGTGTTCCATGTCTCGCCGTTCTGCCGCGTCGAGGGGCGCTACCGGTTCCGCTTCCTGCGCACCACGGCCGACGCCCCGCGGCACGCCGGGCGCTGCGTGGTGCGCGTGGACCTGGACGACCACGACGGGCCGCTGCTGCAGACCAGCTGGAGCGGCACGCTCGAGCCGCTGTCGGCCGCGGCGATCCGCCGCGCCGCCTGGGGCGCGCCCGCGGTCGGCTTCGGCGTGATCGCCCGCATCCACTGGCACGCGCTGAAGCTGTGGCTCAAGCGCGTGCCGTTCTTCACCAAACCCGCCGCTCCCGACCGCTTCGTCTCGCGATGA
- a CDS encoding NAD(P)/FAD-dependent oxidoreductase yields the protein MQRIAVIGSGIAGLAAAYHLQPHARVTLYEAADHFGGHVHTVDVTLPGPRGPVTHGVDTGFLVFNHRTYPQLVALFDELGVHTTPSDMSFSVQVPTLQLEWSGSNLATVFAQPVNLVRPRFWRMLADLLRFNRLAQGIALRHAEAELHEPLGDFLRRHRFSAAFCDWYLLPMLGCIWSCPTEQMLRFPVATLIRFCHNHGLIQIANRPQWYTVTGGARTYVERMLQRLPDARRATPVRRVERDAAPGGGVQVLTDQGAERYDQVVFACHADQALALLAQPTEAERAVLGRIACRSNRAVLHTDTALLPRHRRAWAAWNYERAADAGQERAGVCLHYLINRLQPLPFTQPVIVTLNPAREPRPECVLAEFEYRHSVFDLAAIRAQQEVPALQGVRHSWYCGAWTGYGFHEDGLKSGLEVARRLRERLGTAGTTTREAA from the coding sequence ATGCAGCGCATCGCCGTCATCGGATCGGGCATTGCCGGACTGGCCGCGGCCTACCACCTGCAGCCGCATGCCCGGGTCACGCTGTACGAAGCGGCCGATCACTTCGGAGGCCACGTCCACACGGTCGACGTGACCCTGCCGGGGCCCCGCGGCCCGGTCACGCACGGGGTGGACACCGGCTTCCTGGTCTTCAACCACCGCACCTACCCTCAGCTGGTCGCGCTGTTCGACGAGCTGGGCGTGCACACGACGCCGTCGGACATGTCGTTCTCGGTGCAGGTGCCCACGCTGCAGCTGGAATGGAGCGGCAGCAACCTCGCGACCGTGTTCGCGCAGCCGGTGAACCTGGTGCGCCCGCGCTTCTGGCGGATGCTGGCCGACCTGCTGCGCTTCAACCGACTGGCGCAGGGCATCGCGCTGCGCCACGCCGAAGCCGAGCTGCACGAGCCGCTGGGCGACTTCCTGCGCCGGCACCGCTTCAGCGCCGCGTTCTGCGACTGGTACCTGCTGCCCATGCTCGGCTGCATCTGGTCCTGCCCGACCGAGCAGATGCTGCGCTTCCCGGTCGCGACCCTGATCCGCTTCTGCCACAACCACGGCCTGATCCAGATCGCCAACCGGCCCCAGTGGTACACCGTGACCGGGGGCGCGCGCACCTACGTCGAACGCATGCTGCAGCGCCTGCCCGACGCGCGGCGCGCCACGCCGGTGCGCCGCGTCGAGCGCGACGCCGCCCCGGGCGGCGGCGTACAGGTGCTGACCGACCAGGGCGCGGAGCGCTACGACCAGGTGGTGTTCGCCTGCCACGCCGACCAGGCGCTGGCGCTGCTCGCCCAGCCGACCGAGGCCGAGCGCGCGGTGCTCGGGCGCATCGCCTGCCGCAGCAACCGCGCCGTGCTGCACACCGACACCGCGCTGCTGCCGCGCCACCGCCGCGCCTGGGCGGCATGGAACTACGAGCGCGCCGCCGATGCCGGCCAGGAGCGCGCCGGGGTCTGCCTGCATTACCTGATCAACCGCCTGCAGCCGCTGCCGTTCACGCAGCCGGTGATCGTCACGCTCAACCCGGCGCGCGAGCCGCGGCCGGAGTGCGTGCTGGCCGAGTTCGAGTACCGTCACTCGGTGTTCGACCTCGCGGCGATCCGCGCCCAGCAGGAGGTGCCGGCGCTGCAGGGCGTGCGGCACAGCTGGTACTGCGGCGCCTGGACCGGCTACGGCTTCCACGAGGACGGGCTGAAGTCGGGCCTGGAGGTCGCACGGCGGTTGCGCGAGCGCCTCGGCACCGCCGGGACGACCACCCGGGAGGCCGCATGA
- a CDS encoding ferritin, with protein sequence MLYPELFKQLEAVRWNMERDIPWDQFDGSKLSEEQAQTVKMNAITEWAALPATEMFLRDNRDDSDFSAFISVWFFEEQKHSLVLMEYLRRFRPELVPTEQELHEVRFEFDPAPALETLMLHFCGEVRLNHWYRRAAQWHTEPVIKAIYETLARDEARHGGAYLRYMKRAINRFGDEARAAFAKVGVLMASARRTAQALHPTNLHVNEKLFPRDTVQSRLPDPEWLERWLDKQIQFDASWETKVVERILHNLSLLMERSFKTVQELNRFRKELAAQLAAQQPVPQAG encoded by the coding sequence ATGCTGTACCCCGAGCTCTTCAAACAACTCGAAGCCGTGCGCTGGAACATGGAACGCGACATTCCATGGGACCAGTTCGACGGCAGCAAGCTCAGCGAGGAGCAGGCGCAGACCGTCAAGATGAACGCCATCACCGAGTGGGCGGCGCTGCCGGCCACCGAGATGTTCCTGCGCGACAACCGCGACGACAGCGACTTCTCGGCCTTCATCAGCGTCTGGTTCTTCGAGGAACAGAAGCACTCGCTGGTGCTGATGGAGTACCTGCGCCGCTTCCGCCCCGAGCTGGTGCCCACCGAACAGGAGCTGCACGAGGTGCGCTTCGAGTTCGACCCGGCGCCGGCGCTGGAGACGCTGATGCTGCACTTCTGCGGCGAGGTGCGCCTGAACCACTGGTACCGTCGTGCCGCGCAGTGGCACACCGAGCCGGTCATCAAGGCGATCTACGAGACGCTGGCGCGCGACGAGGCCCGCCACGGCGGCGCCTACCTGCGCTACATGAAGCGCGCGATCAACCGCTTCGGCGACGAGGCGCGCGCCGCCTTCGCCAAGGTCGGCGTGCTGATGGCCAGCGCGCGCCGCACCGCGCAGGCGCTGCACCCGACCAACCTGCACGTCAACGAGAAGCTGTTCCCGCGCGACACCGTGCAGAGCCGCCTGCCCGACCCCGAATGGCTGGAGCGCTGGCTGGACAAGCAGATCCAGTTCGACGCCAGCTGGGAGACCAAGGTGGTCGAGCGCATCCTGCACAACCTGAGCCTGCTGATGGAGCGCAGCTTCAAGACCGTGCAGGAGCTCAACCGCTTCCGCAAGGAGCTGGCGGCGCAGCTGGCTGCGCAGCAGCCCGTGCCGCAGGCCGGCTGA
- the sugE gene encoding quaternary ammonium compound efflux SMR transporter SugE yields MPWIILFLAGLLEITWAVGLKYTEGFSRPLPTALTVVAMVASVVLLGLAVRHLPVGTAYAVWTGIGAVGTAICGILLFGDAATPARLACLGLVVVGIIGLKLVS; encoded by the coding sequence ATGCCCTGGATCATCCTTTTCCTCGCCGGCTTGCTGGAAATCACCTGGGCGGTCGGCCTCAAGTACACCGAAGGCTTCAGCCGCCCGCTGCCCACGGCCCTCACGGTGGTGGCGATGGTCGCCAGCGTGGTGCTGCTGGGCCTGGCCGTGCGGCACCTGCCGGTGGGCACGGCCTATGCCGTGTGGACCGGCATCGGCGCGGTCGGCACCGCGATCTGCGGCATCCTGCTGTTCGGCGATGCGGCCACCCCGGCGCGGCTGGCCTGCCTGGGGCTGGTCGTGGTCGGCATCATCGGGCTCAAGCTGGTCAGCTGA
- a CDS encoding rhomboid family intramembrane serine protease: MKPGLAWTGLAAALGLLALAGLALPPESLAWRADAPWAVWRWFSAAGVHRTPLHLGANLAGLALLAALGRAARLPGAAALAWLVAWPLTHAPLMYVAPLHSYGGLSGVLHAGAAIAGLYMLCRPATARHRWVGLALLAGVALKLLLETPWQTPLRTDAGWGFPVAVVAHATGALAGWLAGAVALGVRRAGLS, translated from the coding sequence GTGAAGCCCGGCCTCGCCTGGACCGGGCTGGCCGCCGCACTGGGCCTGCTGGCGCTGGCCGGCCTGGCCCTGCCGCCGGAGTCACTCGCCTGGCGCGCCGACGCGCCGTGGGCCGTGTGGCGCTGGTTCAGCGCCGCCGGCGTGCACCGCACCCCGCTGCACCTGGGCGCCAACCTGGCCGGCCTGGCGCTGCTGGCCGCGCTGGGCCGGGCCGCCCGCCTGCCCGGCGCCGCCGCGCTGGCGTGGCTGGTCGCCTGGCCGCTCACCCATGCCCCGCTGATGTACGTGGCGCCGCTGCACAGCTACGGCGGGCTCTCCGGCGTGCTGCACGCCGGCGCGGCGATCGCCGGCCTGTACATGCTCTGCCGGCCCGCCACGGCCCGCCACCGCTGGGTGGGCCTGGCGCTGCTGGCGGGCGTGGCACTCAAGCTGCTGCTCGAGACGCCCTGGCAGACGCCGTTGCGCACCGACGCGGGCTGGGGCTTCCCGGTGGCCGTGGTCGCGCATGCGACCGGCGCGCTGGCCGGGTGGCTCGCCGGCGCGGTCGCGCTGGGCGTGCGCCGTGCGGGCCTCAGCTGA
- the glnE gene encoding bifunctional [glutamate--ammonia ligase]-adenylyl-L-tyrosine phosphorylase/[glutamate--ammonia-ligase] adenylyltransferase yields MGFTERPPAEGSAVLPAAAEHSRFVQRIRRRYGAELPLLPPGLPDRDRLSALIDTLLERGHPLPSALRVARQLALERLAVLDIEQACPMSDVARAMTELAEVTLDRALAAACAEQDARFGPPLNEAGERIDFWVVGMGKLGGRELNVSSDIDLVYVYEEDGQTRGRPDGTGRVSAHEYFSQVARSLYALIGDTTEDGFVFRVDLALRPNGNSGPPVVSLAMLEEYFLVQGREWERFAWLKSRVVAPRASVLSGRANQLRDVVVPFVFRRYLDYGVFEGLRSLHRKIRDEAQRRAAGRPERANDVKLSRGGIREIEFIVQLLQVVRGGQYPEIRTRSTLRALERLTAVGVIQAETAQKLAEAYIFLRRIEHRIQYLDDQQTHQLPTGDGDLAWIARSMGFVCNAEACELLDRLCQVREFVATEFDALLHDGRPSGNGCCKGSCGTPPAPLDSETFLERLPAELAQRVRPWIDHPRVQALREETKQRLGKLILRSAQAVQQGDCPMEAAMRFVDWAEPLLRRESYIALLVERQEVHQRLLRLLGLARWPMRYLMRHPGVIDELADPRLIYTRFEPDEFVRDLEQRHEAWARSGQADEESLLDTLRRAYHAEVFRTLVRDVEGHITVEQVADDLSLLVDATIECSMRWAWQHLKQRHREQPRFAVIAYGKLGGKELGYGSDLDVVFLFDDDDERAPEVYAAFARKLITWLTLRTSAGELFEIDTALRPNGNSGLLVTSLQAFEAYQAGRGSNTAWTWEHQAITRARFCAGAPDIAPRFEAVRRMVIASPRDPEALKTEIRAMREKVRDAHPVRDGRFDVKHSPGGMMDVEFAVQYLVLAHGPTHPELHDNVGNIALLQRAQAAGLLPDRVGDAAADAYRELRRAQHKARLDEQSTVFDPDAMAAQRAAVLALWRCVFGA; encoded by the coding sequence ATGGGTTTCACCGAACGACCGCCCGCCGAGGGCTCCGCCGTCCTGCCGGCCGCCGCCGAGCACTCCCGTTTCGTCCAGCGCATCCGGCGCCGCTACGGGGCCGAGCTGCCGCTGCTGCCCCCCGGGCTCCCGGACCGTGACCGCCTCTCGGCCCTGATCGACACCCTGCTCGAGCGCGGCCACCCGCTGCCCTCGGCGCTGCGCGTGGCGCGCCAGCTGGCGCTGGAGCGCCTGGCGGTGCTGGACATCGAGCAGGCCTGCCCGATGAGCGACGTCGCGCGCGCGATGACCGAGCTGGCCGAGGTCACGCTGGACCGCGCGCTCGCTGCCGCCTGCGCCGAGCAGGACGCGCGCTTCGGGCCGCCGCTCAACGAAGCGGGCGAGCGCATCGACTTCTGGGTGGTCGGCATGGGCAAGCTCGGCGGGCGCGAGCTCAACGTGTCTTCCGACATCGACCTGGTCTACGTCTACGAGGAAGACGGCCAGACCCGGGGCCGGCCCGACGGCACCGGGCGCGTCAGCGCGCACGAGTACTTCTCGCAGGTCGCGCGCAGCCTCTACGCGCTGATCGGCGACACCACCGAGGACGGCTTCGTGTTCCGCGTCGACCTGGCGCTGCGTCCCAACGGCAACTCCGGCCCGCCGGTGGTGAGCCTGGCGATGCTGGAGGAATACTTCCTCGTGCAGGGCCGCGAATGGGAGCGCTTTGCCTGGCTCAAGAGCCGCGTGGTCGCGCCGCGCGCCTCGGTGCTGTCCGGCCGCGCCAACCAGCTGCGCGACGTGGTGGTGCCCTTCGTGTTCCGCCGCTACCTCGACTACGGCGTGTTCGAGGGCCTGCGCAGCCTGCACCGCAAGATCCGCGACGAGGCGCAGCGCCGCGCCGCCGGCCGCCCCGAGCGCGCCAACGACGTCAAGCTCTCGCGCGGCGGCATCCGCGAGATCGAGTTCATCGTGCAGCTGCTGCAGGTGGTGCGCGGCGGCCAGTACCCCGAGATCCGCACCCGCTCGACGCTCAGGGCGCTGGAGCGCCTGACCGCGGTCGGGGTGATCCAGGCCGAGACCGCGCAGAAGCTGGCCGAGGCCTACATCTTCCTGCGCCGCATCGAGCACCGCATCCAGTACCTCGACGACCAGCAGACCCACCAGCTGCCCACCGGCGACGGCGACCTGGCCTGGATCGCGCGCAGCATGGGCTTCGTCTGCAACGCCGAGGCCTGCGAGCTGCTGGACCGGCTGTGCCAGGTCCGCGAGTTCGTCGCCACCGAGTTCGACGCGCTGCTGCACGACGGCCGCCCGTCCGGCAACGGCTGCTGCAAGGGCTCGTGCGGCACCCCGCCCGCGCCGCTGGACAGCGAGACCTTCCTGGAACGGCTGCCGGCCGAGCTGGCGCAGCGCGTGCGGCCATGGATCGACCACCCGCGCGTGCAGGCCCTGCGCGAGGAGACCAAGCAGCGCCTGGGCAAGCTGATCCTGCGCTCGGCGCAGGCGGTGCAGCAGGGCGACTGTCCGATGGAGGCCGCGATGCGCTTCGTCGACTGGGCCGAGCCGCTGCTGCGCCGCGAGAGCTACATCGCGCTGCTGGTCGAACGCCAGGAAGTGCACCAGCGGCTGCTGCGGCTGCTGGGGCTGGCGCGCTGGCCGATGCGCTACCTGATGCGCCACCCGGGCGTGATCGACGAGCTGGCCGACCCGCGGCTGATCTACACCCGCTTCGAGCCGGACGAGTTCGTGCGTGACCTGGAGCAGCGCCACGAGGCCTGGGCGCGCTCCGGCCAGGCCGACGAGGAGTCCCTGCTGGACACGCTGCGCCGCGCCTACCACGCCGAGGTGTTCCGCACCCTGGTGCGCGACGTCGAGGGCCACATCACCGTCGAGCAGGTGGCCGACGACCTGTCGCTGCTGGTCGACGCGACCATCGAGTGCTCGATGCGCTGGGCCTGGCAGCACCTCAAGCAGCGCCACCGCGAGCAGCCGCGCTTCGCGGTGATCGCCTACGGCAAGCTGGGCGGCAAGGAGCTGGGCTACGGCAGCGACCTGGACGTGGTGTTCCTGTTCGACGACGACGACGAACGCGCCCCCGAGGTCTACGCCGCCTTCGCGCGCAAGCTGATCACCTGGCTGACGCTGCGCACCAGCGCCGGCGAGCTGTTCGAGATCGACACCGCGCTGCGCCCGAACGGCAACTCCGGGCTGCTGGTCACCTCGCTGCAGGCCTTCGAGGCCTACCAGGCCGGCCGCGGCAGCAACACCGCCTGGACCTGGGAGCACCAGGCCATCACGCGGGCGCGCTTCTGCGCCGGCGCACCCGACATCGCGCCGCGCTTCGAGGCGGTGCGGCGCATGGTGATCGCCAGCCCGCGCGACCCCGAGGCGCTGAAGACCGAGATCCGCGCGATGCGCGAGAAGGTGCGCGACGCCCACCCGGTGCGCGACGGACGCTTCGACGTCAAGCACAGCCCGGGCGGCATGATGGACGTGGAGTTCGCGGTGCAGTACCTGGTGCTGGCGCACGGCCCCACCCACCCCGAGCTGCACGACAACGTGGGCAACATCGCGCTGCTGCAGCGCGCCCAGGCCGCCGGCCTGCTGCCCGACCGGGTCGGCGATGCCGCCGCCGACGCCTACCGCGAGCTGCGCCGCGCGCAGCACAAGGCCCGGCTGGACGAACAGAGCACCGTGTTCGACCCGGACGCGATGGCCGCGCAGCGCGCCGCCGTGCTGGCGCTGTGGCGCTGCGTGTTCGGAGCGTGA